Proteins encoded together in one Riemerella anatipestifer window:
- a CDS encoding DUF6759 domain-containing protein, translating into MKFKILMVYGLLFSTVLWVNAQSKYTPQQVEASDDIKVIANFIKYNPDHPDTPKFKAKLYNILNGNTSNDSKKKTASTPVVVEKKSSSKTTSSIKNNSSKTENEKAADMINHLLGDTPNENEAYFSVRNKSKCPIILKISDGKKTLELNIPASGRNATLLQKGTYQFSSTICNAQFSTSKKVTDDMEMVLGN; encoded by the coding sequence ATGAAATTTAAAATCCTAATGGTGTATGGACTACTTTTTAGTACGGTTTTATGGGTAAATGCACAATCAAAATATACGCCGCAACAGGTGGAGGCTTCTGATGATATTAAGGTAATTGCTAATTTTATAAAGTATAATCCAGACCATCCTGATACGCCTAAATTTAAGGCTAAACTTTATAATATCCTTAATGGTAATACCTCAAATGATTCTAAAAAGAAAACAGCATCTACTCCAGTAGTGGTAGAAAAAAAATCATCATCTAAGACAACTAGTAGTATTAAAAATAATTCTTCTAAGACAGAAAATGAGAAAGCTGCTGATATGATTAACCATCTTTTAGGCGATACACCTAACGAAAATGAGGCTTATTTTTCTGTAAGAAATAAGTCCAAATGTCCAATTATTCTTAAAATTAGTGATGGTAAAAAGACATTGGAACTAAATATTCCAGCTTCAGGTAGAAATGCGACTTTGTTGCAAAAAGGGACTTACCAGTTTTCTTCTACAATATGCAATGCTCAGTTCAGCACTTCTAAAAAGGTAACTGACGATATGGAAATGGTTCTAGGGAACTAA
- the tsf gene encoding translation elongation factor Ts — MYSPAAADVAKLRNTTGAGIMDCKKALVEAEGDFDKAIEILRKKGQKVAANRADRESAEGAVIAKVNADNTAGAIIALNCETDFVAKNEDFVALAHKLAEQAINYSSKEEFLASDFGGMTVADKLIEQTGVIGEKIEIGAFETIKGAYLGAYIHVGNKIAAITALSKNFDQAADLAKDVSMQVASMGAETLSYKDFDPAYIASETEARIAVIQKENEELIRLGKPLKNVPKYISYAQLTEEVLKQAEEDAKAELKAEGKPEQIWDKIIPGKIQKFISDNTTLDQEKALLDQNFIKDDSKKVAEYVKSFGDDVEIVGFRRVSL, encoded by the coding sequence ATGTATTCACCAGCTGCAGCAGATGTTGCAAAACTAAGAAACACTACAGGGGCAGGAATAATGGACTGCAAAAAAGCTTTAGTAGAAGCTGAAGGAGATTTTGATAAAGCAATAGAAATCCTTAGAAAAAAAGGACAAAAAGTAGCTGCTAATAGAGCTGACAGAGAGTCTGCAGAAGGAGCTGTTATTGCTAAAGTAAATGCAGACAACACTGCAGGTGCTATTATCGCTCTTAATTGTGAGACTGACTTCGTAGCTAAAAACGAAGATTTCGTAGCACTAGCTCACAAATTAGCTGAACAAGCAATTAACTACTCTAGCAAAGAAGAGTTTTTAGCTTCTGACTTCGGAGGAATGACCGTAGCTGATAAACTTATCGAACAAACTGGGGTTATCGGAGAGAAAATTGAAATCGGTGCGTTTGAAACTATCAAAGGAGCTTATCTAGGAGCTTATATCCACGTAGGAAATAAAATCGCTGCTATTACAGCTCTTTCTAAAAACTTCGACCAAGCGGCAGATTTAGCTAAAGATGTATCTATGCAGGTAGCTTCTATGGGAGCTGAAACGCTTTCTTACAAAGATTTTGATCCAGCTTACATCGCTAGCGAAACTGAAGCTCGTATTGCTGTAATACAAAAAGAAAACGAAGAGTTAATTCGTTTAGGTAAGCCGTTAAAGAATGTACCTAAATACATCTCTTATGCACAACTTACTGAAGAAGTTCTAAAACAAGCTGAAGAAGATGCTAAAGCAGAACTAAAAGCAGAAGGCAAGCCTGAGCAAATTTGGGATAAAATTATTCCTGGTAAAATCCAAAAATTCATCAGTGATAACACAACTCTAGACCAAGAGAAAGCATTATTAGACCAAAACTTCATTAAAGATGATAGCAAAAAAGTAGCTGAATATGTGAAGTCTTTCGGTGATGATGTAGAAATCGTAGGATTTAGAAGAGTTAGCCTATAA
- the bcp gene encoding thioredoxin-dependent thiol peroxidase, with protein sequence MINIGDSLPAFTVKNQDGKGVSASDFKGKKLVVFFYPKANTPGCTAEACNLSENYETLQKQGYTLLGVSADSVEKQKKFHDKFNFPYDLLADEERQVIEAFGVWQLKKFMGKEFMGIVRTTFIFDENGVCTRIIDKVKTKEHSAQILES encoded by the coding sequence ATGATAAACATAGGTGATAGCCTTCCTGCTTTTACGGTGAAAAATCAAGACGGAAAAGGGGTAAGTGCATCAGACTTTAAGGGTAAAAAATTGGTGGTTTTCTTTTATCCTAAAGCCAATACGCCGGGGTGTACCGCAGAGGCGTGTAACTTAAGCGAGAACTACGAGACTCTACAAAAACAAGGCTATACTCTTTTGGGTGTAAGTGCCGATTCTGTGGAAAAACAAAAGAAATTTCACGATAAATTTAACTTCCCTTACGACCTTCTAGCCGATGAAGAAAGACAAGTCATAGAGGCTTTTGGGGTATGGCAACTTAAAAAGTTTATGGGGAAAGAGTTTATGGGTATTGTTCGTACCACCTTTATTTTTGATGAAAATGGCGTGTGTACGAGGATTATAGATAAAGTAAAAACAAAGGAGCATTCGGCTCAAATATTAGAATCTTAA
- the gltX gene encoding glutamate--tRNA ligase: MEKVRVRFAPSPTGALHLGGVRTALYDYLFAKHHGGDFVLRIEDTDSARYVEGAEEYIMEALEWCGIVPDESPKHGGPYAPYRQSERRAIYDQYTDQILKTDYAYIAFDTPEELDAIRKEFESRGEVFAYNYRTRGRLRNSISLPKEEVEQLLAEKTPYVARFKMPVDRIVSLKDIIRGDFSVNTNDLDDKVLVKNDGMPTYHFANIIDDHEMKITHVIRGEEWLPSMALHVLLYEAMGWDAPEFAHLSLILKPEGKGKLSKRDGAKFGFPVFPLDFQDPESGEIWKGYRESGYFPEAFVNMVALLGWTPADDKEILSMEEMVQEFDLYKVHKAGARFSLDKAKWFNHQYLQQKSNNQLLEELKQIENVNSKQISDEVLLKIVSLMKERATFVKDIYEEGKFFFEAPQSFDEKAVKKAWKEDTHGVMATLTTVLEAISFDAETIKNAIHDFATEHSLGMGKVMMPLRLALVGELKGPDVPDLMEIIGKEESLNRLKKALEVLK; the protein is encoded by the coding sequence ATGGAAAAAGTACGCGTTCGTTTTGCACCAAGTCCTACAGGAGCTTTACATTTGGGAGGTGTAAGAACGGCATTATACGACTATTTGTTTGCAAAACATCATGGAGGCGATTTTGTCCTTAGAATAGAAGATACCGACTCTGCTAGATATGTAGAAGGTGCTGAAGAATACATTATGGAGGCATTAGAATGGTGTGGTATCGTCCCTGATGAAAGCCCTAAACATGGTGGACCTTATGCTCCATACAGACAGTCGGAACGAAGAGCTATCTATGACCAATATACTGACCAAATATTAAAAACAGATTATGCTTACATCGCTTTTGACACTCCAGAAGAGTTAGATGCTATCCGAAAAGAGTTTGAAAGCAGAGGCGAAGTTTTTGCGTACAATTACAGAACTCGTGGCAGATTGAGAAATAGCATCAGCCTTCCTAAAGAAGAGGTAGAGCAACTACTTGCGGAAAAAACACCTTATGTGGCAAGGTTTAAAATGCCTGTGGACAGAATTGTAAGTCTTAAAGATATTATCAGAGGGGATTTCAGCGTAAATACCAACGACTTAGACGACAAAGTTTTAGTTAAAAATGATGGAATGCCAACCTATCATTTCGCTAATATTATTGATGACCACGAAATGAAAATTACCCATGTGATTAGAGGGGAAGAATGGTTACCGTCTATGGCGTTACATGTACTCTTATATGAAGCTATGGGTTGGGACGCTCCCGAATTCGCTCATTTATCATTGATATTAAAACCAGAAGGTAAAGGTAAACTAAGCAAAAGAGATGGAGCTAAGTTTGGTTTCCCTGTTTTCCCATTAGATTTCCAAGACCCTGAAAGTGGAGAAATATGGAAAGGTTACAGAGAATCTGGCTATTTCCCAGAGGCATTTGTAAATATGGTGGCTCTTCTCGGTTGGACTCCAGCAGACGACAAAGAAATTTTATCTATGGAAGAGATGGTTCAAGAGTTTGACCTTTACAAAGTACACAAGGCGGGTGCTAGATTTAGTTTAGACAAAGCCAAGTGGTTTAACCATCAGTATCTACAACAAAAGTCTAACAACCAGCTTTTGGAAGAATTAAAACAAATAGAAAATGTTAATTCTAAACAAATTTCTGACGAGGTACTGCTGAAAATAGTTTCTCTAATGAAAGAAAGAGCCACTTTTGTAAAGGATATCTACGAGGAAGGAAAGTTCTTTTTTGAAGCTCCTCAATCTTTTGATGAGAAAGCCGTTAAAAAAGCTTGGAAGGAAGATACTCACGGAGTAATGGCTACTCTAACAACTGTACTAGAAGCTATTTCTTTTGATGCAGAAACCATCAAAAATGCCATTCACGATTTTGCAACAGAACATTCTTTAGGTATGGGTAAAGTAATGATGCCTTTGCGTTTGGCACTCGTTGGTGAATTAAAAGGTCCTGATGTGCCTGATTTAATGGAAATCATTGGCAAAGAAGAAAGCCTTAACAGATTAAAAAAGGCGTTGGAGGTTTTAAAGTAA
- a CDS encoding alpha/beta fold hydrolase translates to MSEFTLTTSDGYPLAVSLFKPEAENTNGKLLLINSATGVKQYVYYSFAKYLMSKGYTVITYDYRGIASSKPTKMKGFKASMRLWGTEDYKTLTNYIKTHFPHYEKYIMGHSVGALITGMNPDTNLFKKIIFIGAQDAYVKHLDSKTRWAAYLGFGILQPLLTEMLGYFPASILGLGESLPKGVAYDWRRLILNKKSTLKLLEMSYDYTEHLHQDTLVLYADDDNWLTEKGVKSLMNTYHNLKAKYHIIKSELSPKNDIGHINFFRSYNAPLWHIVEDYLK, encoded by the coding sequence ATGAGTGAATTCACCCTTACCACTTCCGATGGCTACCCTCTTGCGGTAAGCCTCTTTAAACCAGAAGCAGAGAATACGAATGGTAAATTATTACTCATCAATTCAGCAACAGGAGTAAAACAATATGTCTATTACAGTTTTGCCAAATACCTAATGTCAAAAGGCTACACGGTAATCACTTATGATTATAGAGGCATCGCATCTTCTAAGCCCACTAAAATGAAAGGCTTTAAAGCCAGTATGAGGCTATGGGGAACCGAAGACTATAAAACATTAACCAACTACATCAAAACACATTTTCCTCATTACGAGAAATATATTATGGGACATTCCGTAGGAGCTTTGATTACAGGAATGAACCCAGACACTAATCTTTTTAAAAAGATAATATTTATAGGAGCTCAAGACGCTTATGTAAAACACTTAGATTCTAAAACTAGATGGGCTGCTTACCTAGGTTTTGGTATATTGCAACCTCTACTTACCGAAATGTTAGGGTATTTCCCTGCCTCTATTCTTGGCCTAGGAGAATCTCTTCCAAAGGGTGTAGCTTACGATTGGAGAAGGCTTATTCTTAACAAAAAATCTACTCTTAAACTCCTAGAGATGTCTTATGACTATACAGAGCACCTTCATCAGGATACTTTGGTTCTCTATGCCGATGATGACAACTGGCTCACAGAAAAAGGCGTTAAAAGTTTAATGAACACTTATCATAATCTGAAAGCAAAATATCATATCATAAAATCTGAACTTTCTCCTAAAAACGATATTGGACACATCAACTTTTTTAGAAGTTACAACGCTCCACTATGGCACATTGTGGAAGATTACTTGAAATAA
- a CDS encoding GH3 auxin-responsive promoter family protein has translation MATKVLFNTVVNWFIRQRMDQIQNFIKHPIETQKGILFSQLFRAEETVYGKEYGFKNISSYQDFCNQVPIVTYEDFEPYIERARKGEKNVIWNGYIRKFAKSSGTTNAKSKFIPISDESLEDCHFKAGKDLVSIYANNHPENTLFQYKNLRLGGSSELYEDFNTKFGDLSAILIENLPFWVEITTTPSKKTSLMSEWETKLKAIVSEVRQEDVGSLTGVPSWMMVLLQRILKKTGKGSISELWPNLEVFFHGGISFKPYREQYKELIGKDINYYEIYNASEGFFGIQDRSDSDEMLLMLDYGIFYEFIPMEHFSETNLKAIPLEEVEVGKNYAVVITTNGGLWRYLIGDTVRFTSTDPYRIKISGRTKHYINAFGEELMIDNAEMALQKACEATAAKITDYTAAPIFMKGSESGAHEWVIEFSQVPNDMTTFEKVFDETLKSINSDYEAKRYNDMTLKKPVIHIARANLFYDWLESRGKLGGQNKVPRLSNDREYIDPILELNR, from the coding sequence ATGGCAACAAAGGTTCTCTTCAATACAGTGGTAAACTGGTTCATTCGCCAAAGAATGGATCAGATACAAAATTTTATTAAGCATCCTATAGAAACGCAAAAGGGTATTCTTTTTTCGCAACTCTTCAGAGCTGAAGAAACAGTGTATGGAAAAGAATATGGGTTTAAAAATATTTCTAGCTATCAGGACTTTTGTAATCAAGTTCCAATTGTAACCTATGAAGATTTTGAGCCTTATATAGAAAGGGCAAGAAAAGGCGAAAAAAATGTGATATGGAATGGCTACATTAGAAAATTCGCAAAGTCTTCTGGAACCACTAATGCCAAAAGTAAATTTATCCCTATTTCTGATGAAAGTCTAGAGGATTGCCACTTCAAAGCAGGGAAAGACTTAGTGTCTATCTACGCTAACAACCACCCAGAGAATACTTTATTTCAATATAAAAATTTAAGACTGGGAGGAAGCTCGGAGCTATATGAGGATTTTAATACTAAGTTTGGAGATTTATCGGCGATTTTAATAGAAAATTTGCCTTTTTGGGTAGAAATTACCACCACGCCTAGCAAAAAAACCTCACTGATGTCTGAGTGGGAAACTAAACTGAAAGCCATCGTATCCGAAGTAAGGCAAGAAGATGTGGGAAGCCTTACAGGAGTACCTAGCTGGATGATGGTGCTATTGCAACGCATCTTGAAAAAAACAGGCAAAGGTTCCATCTCTGAACTTTGGCCTAATTTAGAAGTGTTTTTCCACGGAGGAATTAGCTTTAAGCCTTATAGAGAACAATACAAGGAGCTCATTGGTAAAGACATTAATTATTACGAAATTTACAATGCTTCCGAAGGATTTTTCGGTATTCAGGATAGGTCTGATAGTGATGAAATGTTACTAATGCTAGATTATGGGATTTTCTACGAATTTATTCCTATGGAACATTTTTCCGAGACCAATCTTAAAGCAATTCCGCTGGAAGAGGTGGAAGTAGGTAAAAACTATGCCGTAGTAATTACCACTAATGGTGGGCTTTGGCGTTACTTAATAGGCGACACCGTGAGATTTACCAGCACCGATCCTTATCGCATCAAAATATCAGGCAGAACCAAGCATTACATCAACGCTTTTGGAGAAGAATTGATGATTGATAATGCCGAAATGGCTTTACAAAAAGCGTGTGAAGCAACCGCCGCTAAGATTACCGATTATACCGCTGCTCCTATCTTTATGAAGGGAAGTGAAAGTGGAGCTCACGAGTGGGTTATAGAGTTCAGCCAAGTTCCTAATGATATGACAACTTTTGAAAAAGTGTTTGATGAAACTTTAAAATCCATCAATTCCGACTACGAAGCCAAGCGTTATAATGATATGACACTAAAAAAACCTGTGATTCATATCGCTAGAGCTAACTTATTTTATGATTGGTTGGAAAGTAGAGGGAAACTAGGCGGACAAAACAAAGTTCCTCGTTTAAGTAACGATAGGGAATATATAGACCCTATTCTTGAACTAAATAGATAA
- the nth gene encoding endonuclease III, producing the protein MTKKQRAEIIIQELERLYPETPIPLDHKDPYTLLVAVALSAQTTDKKVNEVTPQLFAVADTPFKMKELEVDEIKNLIKEIGLSNTKAKNLKAMAELLVERHQGIVPQSFEELEALPGVGHKTASVVMSQAFGVPAFPVDTHIHRLMTQWKLTSGKNVTETEKDAKKIFPKDKWNSLHLQIIFYGREYSPARGKGDKDFITKMLFEK; encoded by the coding sequence ATGACCAAAAAACAAAGAGCCGAAATCATCATACAAGAGTTAGAACGCCTATATCCTGAGACGCCTATCCCTCTAGACCACAAAGACCCATACACCTTGCTAGTTGCCGTGGCTCTTTCGGCACAAACTACCGACAAGAAAGTAAATGAAGTAACCCCCCAACTATTTGCCGTAGCAGACACTCCTTTCAAAATGAAAGAGTTGGAAGTTGATGAAATTAAAAATCTAATTAAAGAAATAGGTCTTTCAAACACTAAAGCTAAAAACCTTAAAGCGATGGCAGAGCTATTGGTAGAACGACACCAAGGCATAGTTCCCCAATCTTTTGAAGAGTTGGAAGCCTTACCTGGTGTGGGACACAAGACGGCTTCGGTAGTGATGAGCCAAGCCTTTGGCGTTCCTGCTTTTCCTGTGGATACCCATATCCATAGACTGATGACTCAATGGAAACTCACTTCTGGAAAAAATGTAACCGAAACCGAAAAAGATGCTAAAAAGATTTTCCCAAAAGACAAATGGAATAGCTTACATCTGCAAATTATTTTTTATGGTAGAGAATATTCTCCCGCTAGAGGTAAAGGCGATAAAGATTTTATTACCAAAATGCTTTTTGAAAAGTAA
- a CDS encoding acetyl-CoA carboxylase carboxyltransferase subunit alpha — translation MEYLDFETPIKELMEQYEKCSLVGEESGVDMKTACSQIEDKINKKKKEIYGNLTPWQRVQLSRHPNRPYTLDYIKGIADEGSFVEMHGDRNFADDTAMVGGLAKIEGQSVMFIGTQKGRTTKERQHRRFGMSNPEGYRKALRLMKLAEKFNIPVVTFIDTPGAYPGLEAEERGQGEAIARNIYEMCQLKTPIFCYVIGEGASGGALGIGVGNKVYMMENSWYSVISPENCSAILWRNWEHKEEAASTMKLTAQDSLKEKIIDGIIEEPLGGAHYDPSVAYQNVKNSILNNIKAFKKFSAKELESQRQDKFISMGRFKG, via the coding sequence ATGGAATATTTAGATTTTGAAACCCCTATAAAAGAACTCATGGAGCAGTACGAAAAGTGCTCTCTAGTAGGCGAAGAAAGTGGCGTGGATATGAAAACGGCGTGTAGCCAAATAGAAGATAAAATCAACAAGAAAAAGAAGGAGATATACGGTAATCTTACGCCTTGGCAAAGGGTACAGTTGTCTCGTCACCCTAACCGACCTTATACTTTAGATTATATTAAAGGAATTGCAGATGAAGGTAGCTTTGTGGAAATGCACGGTGATAGAAACTTCGCAGATGATACAGCTATGGTGGGTGGTTTAGCCAAAATTGAAGGGCAATCTGTAATGTTTATAGGAACTCAAAAAGGGCGAACTACCAAAGAAAGACAACACAGAAGATTCGGAATGAGTAACCCTGAAGGTTACCGAAAAGCTCTTAGACTAATGAAATTAGCAGAGAAATTTAATATTCCTGTGGTTACTTTTATAGATACACCAGGGGCCTATCCTGGACTAGAAGCTGAAGAAAGAGGTCAAGGCGAGGCTATTGCAAGAAACATCTACGAAATGTGCCAACTTAAAACCCCTATTTTCTGCTATGTAATTGGCGAAGGTGCTAGTGGTGGTGCTTTAGGTATAGGTGTTGGCAACAAGGTTTATATGATGGAGAACTCTTGGTACTCCGTAATTTCTCCTGAAAACTGTTCTGCTATATTATGGAGAAATTGGGAGCATAAAGAAGAGGCCGCCTCTACTATGAAACTAACAGCACAAGACTCTCTCAAAGAAAAAATTATAGACGGTATTATAGAAGAACCTCTAGGAGGAGCTCACTACGACCCAAGTGTAGCTTACCAAAATGTAAAAAACTCTATCTTAAATAACATCAAAGCCTTTAAGAAATTCTCGGCTAAAGAGTTAGAATCTCAAAGACAAGATAAATTTATTTCAATGGGTAGATTTAAAGGGTAA
- a CDS encoding prolyl oligopeptidase family serine peptidase, translating to MKFKHLYLGVAAVVLVSCSTQQKTAKMNYPETKKVNHTDTYFGTQVQDPYRWLEDDRAEDTKDWVKRQVAFTQNYLDQISFRDEIKAQLKDMWNYEKISAPFKEGDYTYFYKNDGLQAQSVLYRKDKNDNTEVFLDPNQFSKDGTTSLAGISFNKKGNLVAYKISEGGSDWNKIIILDAITKKQIDETLVDVKFSGISWLGDEGFFYSSYDKPDGSVLSAKTDMHKVYFHKLGTKQSQDQLIIGGENFKRRYIGAEVSEDQRYLILSAANATSGNELYIKDLKNNTDFVPIQQGYDYNTNVLDTKGDFIYALTDKGAPNMRLVKFDIKKPSVWTDIIPEAENVLSVSTGGGYIFANYMKDAVTLVQQMDYDGKKVRDITLPGKGTAGGFSGKDSEKELYYAFTSYITPNTIYKFNVETGASSVYQKPKVKFNPDDFVSEQVFYTSKDGTKVPMTINYKKGIKLDGKNPTILYSYGGFNVSLKPAFSVANAVWMENGGIYAVPNIRGGGEYGKKWHNAGTKMKKKNVFNDFIAAGEYLQSKGYTSPEFMALSGRSNGGLLVGATMTMRPDLAKVAFPGVGVLDMLRYHTFTAGAGWAYDYGTAQDSKAMFEYLKSYSPVHNVKKGVCYPSTMIITSDHDDRVVPAHSFKFGAELQEKQTCSNPALVRIEMNAGHGAGRSTDQVIGENADLMSFALYEMGIRNLKK from the coding sequence ATGAAGTTTAAACATTTGTATTTAGGAGTGGCTGCTGTGGTTTTGGTGTCTTGTAGCACTCAACAAAAAACCGCTAAAATGAATTATCCTGAAACTAAAAAAGTGAATCATACCGATACTTACTTTGGTACACAAGTACAAGACCCTTACCGTTGGTTGGAGGACGACCGTGCAGAGGATACCAAAGATTGGGTAAAGAGACAAGTGGCTTTTACACAGAACTATCTAGACCAAATCTCTTTCCGTGATGAGATTAAAGCTCAACTGAAAGATATGTGGAACTACGAAAAAATTTCAGCTCCTTTTAAAGAGGGTGATTATACCTATTTTTACAAAAATGACGGGCTACAAGCTCAATCAGTATTGTATAGAAAAGATAAGAATGACAATACAGAGGTATTCTTAGACCCTAATCAGTTTTCTAAAGATGGGACAACTTCTCTAGCGGGTATTTCGTTTAATAAGAAAGGTAATTTAGTAGCTTATAAAATTTCGGAAGGTGGTAGCGATTGGAACAAAATCATCATCTTAGATGCGATTACTAAAAAACAAATAGACGAAACTTTAGTAGATGTTAAATTTAGTGGGATTTCTTGGTTAGGAGACGAAGGTTTTTTCTATTCTAGCTATGATAAGCCAGACGGAAGTGTACTTTCTGCTAAGACTGATATGCACAAGGTGTATTTCCATAAGTTAGGAACTAAGCAGTCTCAAGACCAACTTATCATAGGTGGCGAAAACTTTAAGAGAAGATATATCGGTGCTGAAGTTTCCGAAGACCAGCGTTACCTTATCCTTTCTGCGGCTAACGCAACCAGTGGTAACGAGCTTTACATTAAAGATTTAAAGAACAATACAGATTTTGTTCCTATTCAACAAGGATACGACTATAACACTAATGTGTTAGATACTAAAGGAGATTTTATCTATGCTCTTACGGATAAAGGTGCTCCAAATATGAGGTTGGTAAAATTTGATATTAAAAAACCTAGCGTTTGGACGGATATCATTCCTGAAGCAGAAAATGTACTAAGTGTATCTACGGGAGGAGGCTATATCTTTGCTAATTATATGAAAGATGCCGTAACTCTAGTACAACAAATGGATTATGATGGAAAAAAGGTAAGAGATATTACTCTTCCAGGTAAAGGTACTGCAGGAGGCTTCTCTGGTAAAGATTCCGAAAAAGAATTGTACTATGCTTTCACAAGCTACATTACACCTAATACGATTTATAAATTCAATGTAGAAACGGGAGCTTCTTCGGTGTATCAAAAGCCAAAGGTTAAATTTAATCCAGATGATTTTGTTTCGGAGCAAGTGTTCTACACTTCTAAAGATGGCACTAAAGTTCCAATGACTATCAACTATAAGAAAGGTATTAAGCTAGATGGTAAAAACCCTACCATTCTTTATTCTTATGGAGGTTTTAATGTGAGTCTAAAACCTGCCTTTTCTGTAGCAAATGCGGTATGGATGGAAAACGGAGGCATCTACGCAGTGCCTAACATTAGAGGTGGTGGTGAGTATGGTAAAAAATGGCACAACGCAGGAACTAAAATGAAAAAGAAAAATGTATTTAATGATTTTATAGCAGCTGGAGAATACTTACAATCTAAAGGTTATACCTCTCCTGAATTTATGGCACTTTCTGGGCGTTCTAACGGAGGTCTGCTTGTGGGTGCTACAATGACGATGCGTCCTGACCTTGCTAAAGTGGCTTTCCCTGGTGTGGGCGTTTTGGATATGTTGAGGTATCACACCTTTACTGCAGGAGCAGGGTGGGCGTATGATTACGGTACGGCACAAGATAGCAAAGCGATGTTTGAATATCTAAAATCTTACTCTCCTGTACACAATGTTAAGAAAGGCGTTTGCTACCCTTCTACTATGATTATTACTAGCGACCACGACGATAGAGTAGTCCCTGCACACTCGTTTAAGTTTGGAGCGGAATTGCAAGAAAAACAGACCTGTTCTAACCCAGCACTTGTTAGAATAGAAATGAATGCAGGACACGGAGCGGGGCGTTCTACCGACCAAGTGATAGGCGAAAATGCCGACTTAATGAGCTTTGCTCTTTATGAAATGGGCATTAGAAATCTTAAAAAGTAA
- a CDS encoding ROK family protein: MTVSDLSSRMALGIDIGGTNTKFGLVNHRGEILGKGRIKTDYDDIDDFINTLYKEIEPILEQHDAKSQLEGIGIGAPNGNYYKGTIENAPNLKWKGIVPLAEKITAKFGVPCKVTNDANAAAYGEMMFGAARGMKDFIMITLGTGVGSGVIANGQLVYGHDGFAGELGHTIVKPGGRKHWSTGSEGSLEAYASATGIAITAKKMRAEFPESMLNNYPEEQINAKTVHECALEGDPTAVEVFRYTGQKLGEALANFVMFSSPEAILLFGGVIKAGDFILKPTRLHMERNLLPIFRGKVKLVFSELDEADAAILGASSLVWEK, from the coding sequence ATGACAGTTTCGGATTTGTCTAGCCGTATGGCTTTAGGAATAGATATAGGAGGTACCAACACTAAGTTTGGTTTGGTGAACCACAGAGGGGAAATTTTAGGAAAAGGCAGGATAAAGACAGACTATGATGATATAGATGATTTTATAAACACACTCTATAAAGAAATAGAACCTATATTAGAACAACACGATGCTAAAAGCCAATTAGAAGGTATAGGCATAGGAGCTCCTAACGGTAACTATTATAAAGGTACTATAGAAAATGCACCTAACCTCAAATGGAAAGGAATAGTGCCTCTAGCAGAGAAAATTACTGCGAAATTTGGGGTACCGTGTAAGGTAACTAATGATGCCAATGCAGCGGCTTATGGAGAAATGATGTTTGGGGCCGCAAGAGGAATGAAAGATTTTATAATGATAACTCTAGGTACAGGTGTTGGGAGTGGAGTTATTGCTAATGGTCAGTTGGTGTATGGTCACGACGGTTTTGCGGGGGAGCTAGGGCATACCATAGTGAAACCTGGAGGAAGAAAGCACTGGAGTACAGGCTCGGAAGGGAGTTTAGAGGCTTATGCTTCTGCAACAGGCATTGCGATAACAGCTAAAAAGATGAGGGCAGAGTTTCCAGAATCTATGCTTAATAACTATCCAGAGGAACAGATTAACGCTAAAACAGTACACGAGTGTGCTTTGGAAGGAGACCCTACGGCAGTAGAGGTCTTTAGATATACTGGTCAAAAATTAGGGGAAGCATTGGCTAATTTTGTTATGTTCTCTTCTCCAGAGGCTATTTTATTATTTGGTGGCGTTATAAAGGCGGGAGATTTCATTCTAAAACCAACAAGGCTGCATATGGAGAGAAACTTGTTACCTATATTTAGAGGAAAAGTAAAATTAGTTTTTAGTGAACTAGACGAAGCAGATGCAGCGATATTAGGCGCTAGTTCTCTAGTTTGGGAAAAGTAA